A genomic region of Fusarium oxysporum Fo47 chromosome VI, complete sequence contains the following coding sequences:
- a CDS encoding formyl transferase yields MSNPDQSPCRILVMASGFGSNFQALIDAISTGSLPNSRIISLIVNRRNAHATVRAEKAGIPWQYFNLISHGFLEKGETDEQKVTEGRRKYDAALAEKILSADEKPELIVLAGWMHVFSTAFLDPIQKAGLNVINLHPALPGEFDGANAIERAYDEFKAGRLTRSGIMAHYVIAEVDRGTPILVKEIEWKGEDLAQYKEKVHSHEHELIVNATAKVAQETVKNRRS; encoded by the exons ATGTCGAACCCGGACCAATCACCATGCAGAATTCTAGTAATGGCCTCTGGTTTTGGCTCTAACTTCCAGGCTCTCATTGATGCGATATCTACCGGTTCACTCCCAAATAGTCGTATCATTTCTCTCATTGTGAACCGACGGAACGCACACGCAACTGTCCGAGCCGAGAAAGCTG GCATTCCTTGGCAATACTTTAACTTGATCTCTCACGGATTCTTGGAAAAGGGAGAAACCGACGAGCAGAAAGTGACTGAAGGTCGTCGGAAATATGACGCTGCGTTGGCCGAAAAGATTCTCTCAGCCGACGAGAAGCCTGAGCTTATTGTTCTCGCTGGTTGGATGCACGTCTTCTCAACTGCTTTCCTGGACCCTATCCAGAAAGCTGGTCTGAACGTCATTAACTTGCACCC TGCTCTACCAGGAGAGTTTGACGGAGCCAATGCGATCGAGCGAGCTTATGATGAGTTCAAGGCTGGTCGACTAACACGCTCAGGCATCATGGCCCACTACGTGATCGCTGAAGTAGACAGGGGTACTCCTATCCTGGTCAAGGAAATTGAGTGGAAGGGAGAGGACCTAGCACAGTATAAGGAGAAGGTACACTCTCATGAGCACGAGTTGATCGTCAATGCGACTGCAAAGGTGGCACAGGAGACAGTCAAGAACAGAAGGTCATAA